One window from the genome of Dyella sp. A6 encodes:
- a CDS encoding efflux RND transporter permease subunit produces MTGGGLAAWLQRHRNAVLFLMGVLAIGGMIAALTMPVSLFPATQFPRVRVSIDAGDRPANQMAVEVTRPVEEALRGVRNLQTIESTSSRGSTDIDLRFSWGTDIIRAALEVQSALDQVLSQLPPGTRFHVRPMDPTKFPVVAYSLTSPTESPVALRNIAQYQLLPLISSVQGVRAVQVQGGEQPEFRVTVDPARLAALHLSLKNVQDALAASNVIQSVGRLNRDDRLYLLMSDTRYSGVDAIRHVVLRTGADGVVQLQDVATVDVSTVPRWETETADGKPAVLINVFQQLGGNTVAISRDIASTLAAFRSKLPKDVTIHQWYDQSGLIVNSAGSVRDAIILGVIFATLVLFAFLRNWKLTLIAVLVVPAVLATTSLMLRAFGMSFNIMTLGGMAAAVGLIIDDVIVMLEHLVRRVAGRGHGTQTLLAAAREFTQPLAGSSTATVIIFVPLAFLGGVTGAFFKSLSLTMGASLVISFFFAWLALPLIADHLLSEKDAMIEHGGRITQRVQAGYRRLMQRLLQRPALLLIGLVPLLLIGALGFLKVPTGFMPEMQEGGFVLDYRTTPGTSLVESNRLIAQVEHIMGTTPGVDTWSRRTGAQLGGGLTEANEGDFFVRLKSSRGQAALMDKIVSRIQRDVPGFEILDTPQPMQDLIGDLTGSPRPVVIRLFGDDWPELVKLAPKVAKAIGKVRGLAEIQNGLNIAGDSIDIRVDRVKASLEGMTPSEVTAQLDTYLAGNVATRVLHGQIVYGVRVWVAPQERDSLRRLRALELTAPDGHLVPLGRIAKLQLVNGQAQITRYDLKPMVAVSARIQGRSYGTTLADVRHVLAEPGLLPKGVYYTLGGLYQQQQIAFRGLAMVFAAAAALVFLTLLFIYNRFGVAISIMTGSLLAASAVFFGLWICGQTLNITALMGLTMILGIVTEVGVFYFSELDLLREEGMPFGEALIQAGENRLRPIAMTTLAAMLALAPLALGIGQGSAMQQPLAVAIIAGLVVQMPLVLIGVPVIYGVFQRRRQASA; encoded by the coding sequence ATGACGGGCGGCGGTCTGGCTGCCTGGCTGCAGCGTCATCGAAATGCCGTACTGTTCCTGATGGGGGTGCTGGCGATCGGCGGCATGATCGCGGCATTGACCATGCCGGTGTCGCTGTTCCCGGCGACCCAGTTTCCGCGGGTGCGGGTGAGCATCGATGCCGGCGACCGCCCGGCGAATCAGATGGCGGTGGAGGTCACGCGGCCGGTCGAGGAGGCGCTGCGCGGTGTCCGCAACCTGCAGACGATCGAGTCCACCTCCAGCCGCGGCAGCACCGACATCGACCTGCGCTTCAGCTGGGGCACGGACATCATCCGCGCCGCGCTGGAAGTGCAGTCTGCGCTCGACCAGGTGTTGTCGCAGCTGCCGCCCGGTACGCGCTTCCACGTACGGCCGATGGACCCGACCAAGTTTCCGGTGGTGGCCTACAGTCTGACGTCGCCGACCGAGAGTCCGGTGGCGCTGCGCAATATCGCGCAGTACCAGCTGCTGCCGCTGATCTCCAGCGTGCAGGGCGTGCGTGCGGTGCAGGTGCAGGGCGGCGAGCAGCCCGAGTTCCGCGTCACCGTGGACCCCGCTCGGCTGGCTGCGCTGCACCTGAGCCTGAAGAACGTGCAGGACGCACTGGCGGCGTCCAACGTGATCCAGTCGGTGGGACGTCTCAACCGCGACGACCGCCTGTACCTGCTGATGTCGGACACGCGCTACAGCGGTGTCGACGCGATCCGGCATGTGGTGCTTCGCACCGGTGCTGACGGCGTGGTCCAGCTGCAGGACGTGGCGACGGTGGATGTCTCCACCGTGCCGCGCTGGGAAACCGAAACGGCCGATGGCAAGCCGGCGGTGCTGATCAACGTGTTCCAGCAGCTGGGCGGCAACACGGTGGCGATCAGCCGAGACATCGCCAGCACCCTGGCCGCGTTCCGAAGCAAGCTGCCGAAGGACGTGACCATCCATCAGTGGTACGACCAGAGCGGCCTGATCGTCAATTCGGCGGGCTCGGTGCGCGACGCGATCATCCTCGGCGTGATCTTCGCCACGCTGGTGCTGTTCGCCTTCCTGCGCAACTGGAAGCTGACCCTGATCGCGGTGCTGGTGGTGCCGGCGGTGCTGGCGACCACCAGCCTGATGCTCCGCGCGTTCGGCATGAGCTTCAACATCATGACGCTCGGCGGCATGGCCGCGGCGGTGGGCCTGATCATCGACGACGTGATCGTGATGCTGGAACACCTGGTGCGCCGCGTGGCCGGCCGTGGACATGGCACGCAGACCCTGCTTGCCGCGGCGAGGGAATTCACCCAGCCGCTGGCGGGTTCGTCCACCGCGACGGTGATCATCTTCGTGCCGCTGGCCTTCCTCGGCGGGGTGACCGGCGCGTTCTTCAAGTCGCTTTCGCTGACCATGGGTGCCAGCCTGGTCATCAGCTTCTTCTTCGCCTGGCTGGCGCTGCCGCTGATCGCCGACCACCTGCTCAGCGAGAAGGACGCCATGATCGAGCATGGCGGACGCATCACCCAGCGGGTCCAGGCCGGCTACCGGCGCCTGATGCAGCGCTTGCTGCAGCGGCCAGCGCTGCTGCTGATCGGCCTGGTGCCACTGCTGCTGATCGGCGCGCTCGGTTTCCTCAAGGTGCCGACCGGCTTCATGCCGGAGATGCAGGAAGGCGGCTTCGTGCTGGACTACCGCACCACGCCGGGTACCTCACTGGTCGAAAGCAACCGGCTGATCGCGCAGGTGGAACACATCATGGGTACCACGCCCGGTGTCGACACCTGGTCGCGGCGTACCGGCGCGCAGCTCGGCGGCGGCCTGACCGAGGCCAACGAAGGCGACTTCTTCGTACGCCTGAAGAGTTCGCGCGGCCAGGCTGCGCTGATGGACAAGATCGTTTCGCGCATCCAGCGCGACGTGCCCGGTTTCGAGATACTGGATACGCCGCAGCCGATGCAGGACCTGATCGGCGACCTGACCGGTTCGCCGCGTCCAGTGGTCATCCGCCTGTTCGGCGACGACTGGCCGGAGCTGGTCAAGCTGGCGCCGAAGGTCGCCAAGGCGATCGGCAAGGTGCGCGGGCTGGCCGAGATCCAGAACGGACTGAATATCGCCGGCGACTCCATCGACATCCGGGTCGACCGGGTCAAGGCGTCGCTGGAAGGGATGACGCCGTCTGAGGTAACCGCCCAGCTCGACACCTATCTGGCGGGCAATGTCGCCACCCGCGTGCTGCACGGGCAGATCGTCTACGGCGTGCGGGTCTGGGTGGCACCGCAGGAGCGCGATTCGCTGCGGCGGCTGCGCGCGCTGGAGCTCACGGCGCCGGATGGCCATCTGGTGCCACTGGGCCGCATTGCCAAACTCCAGCTGGTGAACGGCCAGGCGCAGATCACACGCTACGACCTCAAACCGATGGTCGCCGTATCGGCGCGCATCCAGGGGCGCAGCTACGGCACCACCCTGGCCGACGTGCGGCATGTGCTGGCCGAGCCCGGATTGCTGCCCAAGGGCGTGTACTACACGCTGGGCGGGTTGTACCAGCAACAGCAGATCGCCTTCCGCGGGCTGGCCATGGTGTTCGCCGCGGCGGCCGCGCTGGTCTTCCTGACCTTGCTGTTCATCTACAACCGGTTCGGCGTCGCCATTTCGATCATGACCGGCTCGCTGCTCGCGGCCAGTGCGGTGTTCTTTGGCCTGTGGATCTGCGGGCAGACGCTCAACATCACCGCGCTGATGGGCCTGACCATGATCCTGGGCATCGTTACCGAGGTCGGCGTGTTCTATTTCTCCGAGCTCGACCTGTTGCGCGAGGAGGGCATGCCCTTTGGCGAGGCGCTGATACAGGCCGGTGAAAACCGCCTGCGCCCGATCGCCATGACGACCCTTGCCGCGATGCTGGCACTGGCACCGCTGGCGCTGGGCATCGGCCAGGGGTCGGCCATGCAGCAGCCGCTGGCCGTGGCGATCATCGCCGGTCTGGTGGTGCAGATGCCGCTGGTCCTGATCGGCGTGCCGGTGATCTACGGCGTGTTCCAGCGTCGTCGTCAGGCTTCGGCCTAG
- a CDS encoding cytochrome C nitrite reductase: MNKPLLAVAALVAAMAAAVATPTLAATSSLHQVATIPVPGNALKSFDISAYSPGQDLYGFSDRSNHAVDLIDTKHDRFVGRITGFQHGGPNGLVAVGTQQFWAGDGGSKLQVLDLRARKIVATIHTGGTERVDELAYDPRDHVVIAANNEDNPPFVSFVSTAPGHRILDKLSFPQATGGLEQPLWNPNDGKVYLSVPVLDHHKADGGIAVIDPVKHRLLRMIHVHECMPAGLALGPHDHLLVGCSDDAVDAGFAPRSLIVDLATDKVTRTIMQVGGSDEVWYDRGSDHFYLAAVANTHGPVLGVIDARTGRWLENLPTGKSAHSVAADPLNGKVFVPVAANPSVPDCANGCVEVFASH; this comes from the coding sequence ATGAACAAGCCCCTTCTCGCCGTCGCCGCCCTGGTCGCGGCCATGGCCGCGGCCGTCGCCACGCCGACGCTTGCCGCAACGTCCTCGCTGCATCAGGTCGCCACGATTCCGGTTCCCGGGAACGCTCTGAAAAGTTTCGACATCAGCGCGTACTCGCCGGGTCAGGACCTGTATGGCTTTTCTGACCGCTCCAATCACGCCGTCGATCTGATCGACACGAAGCATGACCGCTTTGTCGGCCGCATCACCGGCTTCCAGCATGGCGGTCCGAACGGGCTGGTCGCGGTGGGCACGCAGCAGTTCTGGGCCGGTGATGGCGGCAGCAAGCTGCAGGTGCTTGACCTGCGCGCACGGAAAATCGTCGCCACGATCCATACCGGCGGCACCGAGCGCGTCGACGAACTGGCCTACGATCCGCGCGACCATGTCGTCATCGCCGCCAACAACGAGGACAATCCGCCCTTCGTCAGCTTCGTATCGACCGCGCCGGGACACCGCATCCTCGACAAGCTGTCGTTCCCGCAGGCCACCGGCGGCCTCGAACAGCCGCTGTGGAACCCGAACGACGGCAAGGTCTACCTCTCGGTGCCGGTTCTCGACCACCACAAGGCCGATGGTGGCATTGCGGTGATCGACCCGGTGAAGCACCGCCTGCTGCGCATGATCCACGTGCACGAATGCATGCCCGCCGGGCTGGCCCTGGGCCCGCACGATCACTTGCTGGTCGGCTGCAGCGACGATGCGGTGGACGCCGGCTTTGCACCGCGCTCGCTCATCGTCGACCTGGCCACCGACAAGGTCACCCGCACGATCATGCAGGTCGGCGGTTCCGACGAGGTGTGGTACGACCGTGGCAGCGATCATTTCTACCTGGCCGCCGTCGCCAACACGCATGGTCCGGTGCTGGGCGTGATTGATGCGCGCACGGGCCGTTGGCTGGAAAACCTTCCCACCGGCAAGAGTGCCCATTCGGTTGCGGCCGATCCGCTGAACGGCAAGGTGTTCGTGCCGGTGGCGGCCAACCCGTCGGTGCCGGATTGTGCCAATGGCTGTGTCGAGGTGTTCGCCAGCCACTGA